A single window of Archangium gephyra DNA harbors:
- a CDS encoding serine/threonine protein kinase, whose translation MEAPYKVGDVFAKRYAIREVLGPGPVGHVFRALDQEMDVEVALKVINPRLVQMPEERTQFSFALRQGKKLTHPHHVRVYEEGEDRNRPYFTTQLLEGMTLRRMMEQRAAQGQRFSAKELEPLLAQLVEALNTAHKYGPHSDLKPENIVVLPDMLKVTDYGLALGIPRLPFLQAQKVWRVASYVAPEYAEGGELDIRMDLYSLGVILGELLTGQTPEEGEVPELQAHDPELPPGVESLYRRTVNANPLARPKTASEFLAEFSAALARPRPASTGPAKPAAGAQAPGAAARPRPKPVPYSLTAELATASPLGSDMLPPPVPTAELPALAAPTIQVPVVGGSPTLEELPKATLQEVPVPSTPTREVPRVDSAPTELLSADSIEQRLASKAQENARPLDATQPLDSATLAAMMGRAPKPAPAPAPKPRPAPAPPAPAARAEPQPRPEVHAAPARVAPRNVPAPAAPAPRSRSSTVVLVLLTLAGLGLGAAGGYWLLWKIRHGSQPAPTAPSPSQGAKP comes from the coding sequence GTGGAGGCTCCCTACAAGGTCGGCGACGTCTTCGCGAAGCGCTACGCCATCCGCGAGGTGCTCGGACCGGGCCCGGTGGGCCATGTCTTCCGCGCGCTCGACCAGGAGATGGATGTCGAGGTCGCGCTCAAGGTCATCAACCCCCGCCTGGTGCAGATGCCCGAGGAGCGCACCCAGTTCTCCTTCGCGCTGCGCCAGGGCAAGAAGCTCACCCACCCCCACCACGTGCGCGTCTACGAGGAGGGCGAGGACCGCAACCGGCCCTACTTCACCACGCAGCTGCTCGAGGGCATGACGCTGCGGCGGATGATGGAGCAGCGCGCGGCCCAGGGTCAGCGCTTCTCGGCCAAGGAGCTCGAGCCCCTGCTGGCGCAACTCGTCGAGGCGCTGAACACCGCCCACAAGTACGGGCCGCACTCGGACCTCAAGCCCGAGAACATCGTCGTCCTGCCGGACATGCTGAAGGTGACGGACTACGGGCTGGCGCTCGGCATTCCCCGGCTGCCCTTCCTCCAGGCCCAGAAGGTCTGGCGTGTCGCGAGCTACGTCGCTCCCGAGTACGCCGAAGGTGGCGAGCTGGACATCCGGATGGACCTCTACTCGCTCGGCGTCATCCTGGGCGAGCTGCTCACCGGCCAGACGCCCGAGGAGGGCGAGGTGCCCGAGCTGCAAGCCCACGATCCCGAGCTGCCGCCCGGCGTGGAGTCCCTCTACCGGCGGACCGTCAACGCCAATCCGCTCGCGCGGCCGAAGACGGCGAGCGAGTTCCTCGCGGAGTTCTCCGCGGCCCTGGCGCGTCCGAGGCCGGCGTCCACCGGGCCCGCGAAGCCCGCGGCGGGAGCGCAGGCCCCGGGGGCTGCCGCCCGTCCCCGTCCCAAGCCGGTGCCCTACAGCCTCACCGCCGAGCTGGCGACGGCCTCTCCCCTGGGCTCGGACATGCTGCCGCCGCCCGTTCCCACCGCCGAGCTGCCCGCCCTGGCGGCCCCGACGATCCAGGTGCCCGTCGTGGGCGGCAGCCCCACCCTGGAAGAGCTCCCCAAGGCCACTCTCCAGGAGGTCCCCGTGCCGAGCACTCCCACGCGCGAGGTGCCCCGCGTGGACTCCGCGCCCACCGAGCTGCTGTCCGCCGACAGCATCGAGCAGCGGCTCGCCTCGAAGGCCCAGGAGAACGCGCGTCCGCTGGATGCCACCCAGCCGCTCGACTCGGCGACGCTCGCGGCCATGATGGGCCGGGCTCCCAAGCCCGCTCCCGCTCCCGCTCCCAAGCCGCGTCCGGCACCGGCTCCTCCGGCTCCCGCCGCGCGCGCCGAGCCCCAGCCCCGGCCCGAGGTGCACGCCGCTCCCGCCCGTGTGGCGCCCCGGAACGTGCCCGCGCCCGCGGCACCGGCTCCCCGCTCCCGCTCCTCCACGGTGGTGCTGGTGCTGCTGACGCTCGCGGGCCTCGGCCTGGGCGCGGCGGGCGGGTACTGGCTGCTGTGGAAGATCCGCCACGGCTCCCAGCCGGCTCCCACGGCTCCTTCGCCCTCGCAGGGGGCGAAGCCATGA